In one Corallococcus sp. EGB genomic region, the following are encoded:
- a CDS encoding TatD family hydrolase translates to MIDTHCHLDASRFDPDRDSVVTRAWAAGLHGILIPAVGPDTWEPLLQLPRRDARIQVGLGIHPQFLPDLPPEEDGAHLERLDALLARGGAVAVGECGLDGPSLPGAPLERQLAVLRGHLTLARKHGLPVLMHCHRLHPALMELLKAEEWPEAGVLMHSYSGGAELARFYIQKGCHFSFAGPVTWAEARKPLDALRVIPADRLVAETDAPDQAPTPFRGQRSEPGYLPHILAGMAQARGEPVEVLAQRTTENARRLFREAFPSPSR, encoded by the coding sequence ATGATCGACACGCACTGCCATCTGGACGCCTCGCGCTTCGACCCGGACCGCGACAGCGTTGTCACACGTGCCTGGGCCGCGGGGCTGCACGGCATCCTCATCCCCGCGGTGGGCCCGGACACGTGGGAGCCGCTGCTCCAGCTGCCGCGCAGGGATGCGCGCATCCAGGTGGGGCTGGGCATCCATCCCCAGTTCCTGCCGGACCTGCCACCGGAGGAGGACGGCGCGCACCTGGAGCGGCTGGACGCGCTCCTGGCCCGGGGCGGCGCGGTCGCGGTGGGCGAGTGCGGCCTGGACGGCCCGTCCCTCCCGGGCGCCCCGCTGGAGCGGCAGCTGGCGGTGCTGCGCGGGCACCTGACCCTGGCGCGCAAGCACGGGCTGCCGGTGCTGATGCACTGCCACCGGCTGCACCCGGCGCTGATGGAGCTCTTGAAGGCGGAAGAATGGCCGGAGGCCGGCGTGCTGATGCACAGCTACAGCGGCGGCGCGGAGCTGGCGCGCTTCTACATCCAGAAGGGCTGTCACTTCTCCTTCGCGGGCCCGGTGACGTGGGCGGAGGCGCGCAAGCCCCTGGACGCCCTGCGCGTGATTCCGGCGGACCGGCTGGTGGCGGAGACGGACGCGCCGGACCAGGCGCCCACGCCCTTCCGGGGGCAGCGCTCGGAGCCGGGCTACCTGCCCCACATCCTCGCGGGCATGGCGCAGGCGCGGGGGGAGCCGGTGGAGGTGCTCGCCCAGCGGACGACCGAGAATGCCCGACGCCTGTTCCGGGAAGCTTTCCCCTCCCCTTCGCGGTAG